GTGATGCCCGGGTGCTTGCGCAAACGCTCGTCGCCGACGGCCATGATTGCCTCGTTGCCGCCGGCGGGGATGGCACGGTCAACGAGGTGCTCAACGGGCTTTGTGATCACCCGGACGGGCTGTCCCGGACCCGCCTCGGAGTGATCCCGCTGGGCACAGTCAACGTCCTGGCCAGGGAGTTGGGCGTGCCGGCCGGCTTCCGTGGGGCGTGGGCATGGATCCGGTCCGGCGCCCACCGGTTGGTGGACCTGCCCTGTGCTGAGTTTTCCTCCGCGGAGGGAGCGCGTGAGCGGCGTCATTTCATCCTGCTGGCGGGTGCCGGCCTGGACTCCCAGGCGATCGGGTTGGTGAACTGGCAACTCAAGAAGCGGTTGGGACCCATGGCATACGTCTGGGCGGGCGTTCGCGCCATGCGGCTTCCGCACCGACCACTGGTGGCCGGGGCCCACACCGTCGAAATGGCGGCGATCGGCAACGGACGCTTCTATGGGGGATGCTTCCCGCTGTTCCCCGGGGCGTGCCTCGACGACGGTCTCCTCGACTTCACGCTCGTTCCCCGCGTGACCTGGCCGGTCATTCTTCGCGTCTTCCTCCATCTCCTCGGCGACCGTGTTGCCGGTTCTCGCGATGTGGTCCGGCTCCGGGGACCCATGCTGACCCTGGAATCCGCCGCGCCGGTGCCGTTGCAACTGGATGGCGACCTGGTCGGCTGGCTGCCCGCAACGATCACCGTCCGTGCCCGCGCGCTGAAACTTGCGGCACCCGCGGTCGCGGACAGACCGGAAGCGGGCGCGACCTGAAGACGTTCGGCGTTCGTCCGGATGATCTCGGAAACGGGGCGCGCAAGTGCCGTGGTCCGCCGATGAGCCGGCGCGTCGAGCCCGCCATCCCAAGGGCCCGCCTTTCCCCCGGGCTTGGGTCGTTCCCGTGCGTTTCCAGGCCTACGGCTCCACGTTGACCCGGGTCCCCACCAGGACCATCCGACGCAGATGATCGGCGTCCCAGTTGGCGAGGCGGAAACAGCCGTGGCTTTCGGTGCGGCCCACCTGCTCGGGACTGGGCGTGCCGTGGATCCCGTAGCCGGGGCGGCTGAGTCCAATCCAGGCGACTCCCACCGGATTGTTGGGTCCCGGCGGCAGCAGCAGCCGACGGCCGAGGCGCCGGCCCTCCTCGGACTCGGGAAACACTTCAGGATTAAAGGTGTAATCGGGGTCTTTGATCACGACCACCACGCTCAAGGAACCGACGGGCCGCTTGGAGGCCAGGCGACCGATGCTGACTGGAAAATGCACGAGCAGATGCCCCTCGTCGTCGTAGGCACGGAGATACCGGCCGGCAAGGCTGATCCGGATCAATGCGGCCCGGCGCGGCGGGGGGTAGGCGGCGTCGGGCACCTCGATCCGGGTTCCGGGCACGAGGGAGTCCCAGTCCACGCCGGGATTCAACCGGCGCAGCAGCTTCGGATGCGCATGCGTCCGCTCCGCGAGCCGCTCCAGGGGCGAGGCGTAGTCCAGTCTTTTGAGGCGCGACTTGGCCAGCCAGGTGTCGGGAACGGGTGTTCCCGGCGCGGCATCCTCCGCCGTCACCTGATGCCGCTGCAGCGGCGGCCTTTCCAGCTGGAGCGCGCGCGCCGTGTCACGATCGAGACGGCCGGACTCGTCGAGGCCCTGCTGGTACTGGAAGGCGCGCAACGCCGCCTCGGTCTGGGCACCGCCGACACCGTCAATCGAGCCGGAGCCGATGCCGTGCCTCGCGAGGACGATCTGCACTTCCAGCATGTTGGTCGCAATGCGCGGCAGGAACGGCATGGGGCGTGCCGGCTCGGGAATCGGCGGGGATAACGGCGCGGTGGGAAGGTCCGGGGCGGGGACTGGCACCGACGGAGGGAGGGGGTGCGCCGTCACGGGCGCGAAGGTTGCGGAGGGCTCCGGGGCGGCGATCTGAGGCGCAAGGCGGGCGGATGGAGGCGCACCCACGGCCGGGTTCCCGGTGGGCGATGCGGAGGGGACCGGTGCGGGCTCCCGGCTGCGGATCCACCACCAGATGCCGGCCGCGGTGACGCCCAGCAGGAGGGAGATCAGGAGGCCGCGGCCTCCCCGGGAGCGGCGTGCCGGCCCGCGGTTCGACGCAGGTTTTCGGGAACGGGGCATGGGCAGCATCCGACTCAGACGTCAATCACGGGTCCGCCGCCCGGCGGGTCGTTCCTGTCGTTGTCCCTGCTCGTGCCCTTGTGGGACCCGTGCCGGCTCCGGCGGACGTCCATTCTGGGTCCCTGACCCATCAAGGCGTTGGTGAGCATGGACACCGCGCTGATGACCAGGCTGCCCCAGACCGCGGACCAGAATCCGTTCACCACAAATCCTTTCACCAGTTCGGCCACCAGCAACAGCAGCAGCGCATTGATCACCACGATAAACAGCCCGAGAGAGACCACCAGCAGCGGGAGGGAAAGCAGCAGCAGCAGGGGGCGGACAAATGCATTGAGAAATCCGAGCAGCAGCGAGGCGACGAGGACCGTGGCGGTGGAATCGTAGCGGATGCCGCCCACCACCTGGGCGGCCACCAGCACCGCGAGGGTGGTGACCACCCACCGCTTTAAAAATGAAAGAAATGCCGGCTCCACGCGGGGACACCCTAGCCCAGAGGCCGGGCGGGGAGTAAGCGCAGAGTGAGCGCCGGCCGGGCGGGGCTGCCGCCCGCGGATCGCTTCGCCCAGGCTGGCGTCGCCGCAAGCGAGCACCGGGCAGCCATCCGCGTCCATCATCACGAACTCGTCGTGCCTCGGAAGAAAGGTGCTGGAGCCGTCCGGGGCTGTCGAACGTCGGGAATGAGATTTGGGGAGCCGGTGTGGTGGACAGGAAGAAGGTGTCGGGAATCTGCACGGGCATCCCGGGGACGTTCACCGACAGCTTCACCAGCGACATCGCGTCGCCCGCCGGACGGTTCAGCGAGGCGGCGGTCGGCAGCACGGGCGGGGAATTCGAGGGCGAGGCGATTACGGCGGCCGTGACGGAGGCCTGCTCGATTGGATCAAAGACCGGACCTTCCGGACCGGTCTGCCGGAAGTTCAACTCCTTGGTCAGAGTGACCGCGCCGCCGGCGACCGGGGAGCCGCCGGGAGGCGGTTCGGCGCATATTCCCCCACCTCAATGCCACCCGGACTGATTCCTGGCCCCGAGGCCGGAGTCACGAAGTTGCCGGCGGTCTCCGCGAGAGCCAACCCCGCCGCGCTGCGGATGACGCCGCTGTTTCCGGCGTTCAGGGTCCATTGCACAGTCACGCTGCGCGGCCAGCCGCCCGAATAGGTGTCCTCCACCGTCGTGACCGGCGAGAACCTCCCGGTGACAGGGGAACCATCCTCGCGTACCCTCCCGGGCTTGAACGAAGCGCATCTGAAGTTGCCGCCGTCCGCGCCTGCCGACCGCGTGCTCGCCATGCCCCCAGGGGTCCGTCTGGTGACCCTGCCCAATGGTCTGGAGGTGATCCTCCGCGAGGATCGCAGCGCCCCGGTGGTCAGCGCCCAGGCCTGGTGCCGTGCGGGCAGCATTGATGAGGGCCGCTGGCTGGGCGCGGGCCTGTCGCACGTTCTGGAGCACATGCTGTTCAAGGGGACCACGACCCGTCCCGCGGGTCGTATTGACCAGGAAGTCCAGTCCGCCGGCGGCTACATCAATGCCTTCACGTCGTTCGACCGAACGGTGTACTATATCAATGTCCCCAATACCGGCGTGCTCGTGGCGGTGGACATCCTCTGCGACATCCTTCAACACGCCACGCTTCCTGCAGACGAACTGGTCCGCGAACTCGACGTCATCCGGCGGGAAATGGACATGGGGCAGGATGATCCCGGACGGCGCTCCGGACGCCGGCTCTTCGAAACGGCCTATACGCGAAGCCCGTACCGGTATCCGGTCATTGGCGTGCCCGACATCTTCAACCGTGTGACCCGCGAAGACCTCGTCGCCTTCTACACCGAGAAATACGCCCCCAACAATTGCTTCTTCGTCCTGGTGGGTGACTTCGATACCGAGGCGGTCCTGGCCCGGATCACCGCGGCGTATGCGGGCTGCGGAGCGCGCCCGGTGCCCGTGGCCTCACCGGCCATCGAGCCGGTCCAGACCGCCCCGCGCGAGGTCATGGAGGAGGCTCCCATCGAACTCGGCCACCTGCACCTTGCGTGGCACATACCGGAACCCCGCCACCCGGACATCGCGGCCCTGGACGTACTCTCGACCCTCCTGGGCAGCGGCCGCAGCTCCCGGCTGTACCGCGCGGTCCATGAGGAGGCGGGTCTTGCCCATTCGGTGAACGCGTGGATCTATTCGCCCGGGCTGGAGGGCCTGTTCGGGGTCAGCAGTGTCTGCGACGGCGACAAGGCCGCCGCGGCGCGCGACGGCATCCTGGCCGAAGTGGAGCGGATGAAGATCGAGCTGGTTTCGTCCACCGAGCTGTCGAAGGCGGTGAAGCAGTTTACGGCCGGCATGCTTTCCTCCCGCAAGACCATGGAAGGCCAGGCGATGGACCTGGGCGCCAACTGGATCCTCGCCAATGACCTGGGCTTCAGCGAGCGCTACCTGGCGGCGGTGGTCCGGCTGGTGCCCGAGGACCTGCGGCGGGTCGCCCGCGAGTACCTCACGGAGACCAACCGGACGGCCGTGGCGCTGCTGCCTCGTGGCGCCGTGCCCCCCGCTGCATCGGTGACCACGGCGTTTGCCGAACACCCGGTGTGCAAGTTCACCCTGCCCAACGGCCTCCGGCTGCTGGTGAAAGAGGACCACCGGCTGCCGTTCGTTGAATTTCGCACGGCGATCGGAGGCGGGGTGTTGTCCGAATCAGTGACCGACAACGGCATCACGGCCCTGTTGTCCCGCCTGCTGGTCAAGGGCACCACGCGCCGCACCGGGGAACAACTGGCCGATGAGATCGAAGGCCTCGGCGGCAGCCTGGATCCCTTCGCAGGAAACAACAGCTTTGGGATTTCGGCGGAGGTGTTACGGGATGACTTCGAGACCGGCCTCCAGCTCGTGGCCGAGGTGCTGCGGCATCCGGCGTTTCCCGAGCCGGCCCTGGATCGCGAACGGGCGACCCAGCTCGCCGCCATCCGCGGGCAGCGCGACCAGTTGCTTGCCAGCGCGTTTCAGGCCATGCGCCGCAGCCTGTTCGGGGACGCCGGGTACGGGCTGGATGTGCACGGAACCGAACCCGCGGTCTCGCGTCTCGGTGTGGCGGATCTCCGGCGTCATTACGCCCGGCTGGTCACACCGGAAAACACGGTCTTCGCCGTCTATGGCGACATCCATGCCGATGCAGTCCGCGGCGCTGTGGAGGCCATTCTGGGGGACTGGCCCTCCTCCGGCGGCGCACCGACGTGGACCGTGGGCCGGGGAGAGCGGGGCGCCCCGCGGTCCGAGGTCTGCCGCGACAAGGAACAGGCGGTGATCGTGCTTGGGTTTCAAGGCACCACGTTCGACGGGGCCGACCGGTACCCGCTGGAGCTGTTGCAGGAGGCCTGCTCCGACCTCGGCAGCCGGCTCTTCCGGCGCATCCGGGATGAACTCGGTCTCGCCTACTACGTGGGCGCGTCCCATTTCGTCGGAAGGACTCCGGGCTACTTCGCCTTCTACTGTGGCACCTCCCCAGGGCACTGCGAACGCGTCGAGCAGGAGCTGCGCGCCCAGGCGGCCTCGCTGTGCCTGGAGGGACTCACCGCGGAGGAGCTTGCGCGGGCCCAGGCCAAGGTCATCGGGCACCGGAAGATTGCCCGTCAGGACCTCGGACAAACGGCCCTCGCCGCCGCCCTGGATGAGCTGCATGGCCTTGGATTCGACCATGGGGACCGCGACGACGAACGATTTGCCGCGGTGAATCTCGATGAAGTGCGGGCCGTGGCCGAGCGTTACCTGCAGCCCGAGTCCGCCGTCCTCTCCGTCATTCGCGGCGGCGGTTGACCACCGCGTGTCGGCGGGCCGCCGGGAAACGTCCCCCCTTCAGGCGTCCCCCCTTCAGGCCCGGGGCCCCCCGAACCGGAGGACCAGCTGCTCAGCCGCCGGGCGGGTGAGGGGAAGGGGACCCCTAAGGACGCGGAAGCATCCGCACGGCATTGGTGGGTGCGGGGCAGACCTGCTGGCAGACGGTGCAGCCGTTGCAGGCCCCCGGGTCCACCATGGGAAGTCCCGCGTCCATGACGAGGGCGCCAGGCACCGGGCACTGGTCCACGCAGCGGCGGCAGCCGTCATAGATGGCGGTGCAGTGGCGCCCCTGGATGACCGCCACCCGGGTGGGATCGGGACGGGTCTCGGGCGCCGGTTTCGGGTGCAGCGGGGCGAGCGGTTTTGCGAACAGGCGGAAAAGGTTCCGACGCGAAACGCCGCTCATTGCCCGGAGGGGGAAGGGGGTTGGGGCGGCGCGGGCGACTCGAGTGCGCCGAGCCGGCGAAGGACCTCTGCAAGCAGCTGCCGGTGACACGCTTCAACGGGCGCGGTGGCGGTGTTGACGATGAAGTCGCGTTCGTTGGCCCGTGGTGGATCGAAAGGATAGTCGAGCAGGAGGTCCAATTTGCCCGCCTGGGCCTTGCGATACAGACCCTTGGGATCGCGCTTCAAGCACTCCTCCAGGGGGGCCTCCACATGCACCCAGACCATCCGGTCGCCCAGCACCTGGCGGACGCGGTCCCGTTGTTCGTATTCCGGGGCCATGGTGGCCACCACCACCGTGATGCCCTGTTCGCTGACCAATCGGGCCATTTCGGCGACGCGCCGGTGATTCTCGGTGCGCGAACCGGGCGTAAAGCCCAGGTCGGAGCTCAGCCCGGAGCGCGCCAGATCGCCGTCAATGAACACCACCGGCCGGTTCCCCGCGCGCAGTTCCCGGCACAACAGGTTGGCGAGGGTTGTCTTGCCGGCGCCAGAGCGTCCGAACAACCAGAACACAATTGCCACCCGCCGAACGTTCCAAACGTGCCGCCTGATGACAACGCGGAAGCGTTCCGCAGCGATGTTTGACACCGCCCGTGTCGTCGCGCGCGAGCTGGACCTGATCGTGGTGAAGGCGCTGGCACGGGATCGCGATCGCCGCCCCGCCACCGCCAACGGCCTGGCAGCCGACCTGCGGCGGCACCTCAACCGGGAGCCGGTCACCGCGGCACCCCCCACGCTGGGCTACCAGCCCCAGCTGTTTTACCGGCGGCACCCGTCCCGGGTGGGTGCCGCTGGCGCCGTCGCCGTCCTGCCGCTGGCCGTCACCGTCGTCAGCATCGCCTTCACCATCCGCGCCCGCCGTGCCGACGCCTGGGCCCGGCGGCAGGTGGCCATCGCACACAGTGAATCGGAGTCTTTCTGGAAGGCGGTGTTCACGCAACTGGTCCCCTGGCAGCACACCAACCGGACCGTGACCTGTGGAAGGCAGCGCGGCGGTGGCGAGGGGATTCAGTTGGGGCCGATGGCGTCGGCATTGCGGGCCCGCTCATACCGGCGAGCCGCCTCGGCGTCACAGTCGGTGACGACGTGGGCGCCGGTGCGGTTGGCAATCGCCTCCCGCAGGACGTGACTCATGGCGGATGTCAAAGCCGCTTCGTGGCGCCTCCGATACTGATGCAGGTCCGCATGCGAGGGGGTCAGCCCTGCGGCAAGGTGCCGGGCGAGTGGTTCCTCGGCACAAAGGGCCTCCATGTCCCAGGAAGCGTAGCGGCCTGTCAGCAGACACCACAGGACGATCCGGGCCACGATCCGGGCCTCGGGATTCGGGGCGGCGTCTCCGGGCAAGGCGTCGGCAGCCTCCGACACCTGAC
Above is a genomic segment from Verrucomicrobiia bacterium containing:
- a CDS encoding diacylglycerol kinase family lipid kinase, encoding MIGIIFNPAARGEKAVRFREHLADLGPDVRVVPTRHAGDARVLAQTLVADGHDCLVAAGGDGTVNEVLNGLCDHPDGLSRTRLGVIPLGTVNVLARELGVPAGFRGAWAWIRSGAHRLVDLPCAEFSSAEGARERRHFILLAGAGLDSQAIGLVNWQLKKRLGPMAYVWAGVRAMRLPHRPLVAGAHTVEMAAIGNGRFYGGCFPLFPGACLDDGLLDFTLVPRVTWPVILRVFLHLLGDRVAGSRDVVRLRGPMLTLESAAPVPLQLDGDLVGWLPATITVRARALKLAAPAVADRPEAGAT
- a CDS encoding L,D-transpeptidase family protein: MPRSRKPASNRGPARRSRGGRGLLISLLLGVTAAGIWWWIRSREPAPVPSASPTGNPAVGAPPSARLAPQIAAPEPSATFAPVTAHPLPPSVPVPAPDLPTAPLSPPIPEPARPMPFLPRIATNMLEVQIVLARHGIGSGSIDGVGGAQTEAALRAFQYQQGLDESGRLDRDTARALQLERPPLQRHQVTAEDAAPGTPVPDTWLAKSRLKRLDYASPLERLAERTHAHPKLLRRLNPGVDWDSLVPGTRIEVPDAAYPPPRRAALIRISLAGRYLRAYDDEGHLLVHFPVSIGRLASKRPVGSLSVVVVIKDPDYTFNPEVFPESEEGRRLGRRLLLPPGPNNPVGVAWIGLSRPGYGIHGTPSPEQVGRTESHGCFRLANWDADHLRRMVLVGTRVNVEP
- a CDS encoding phage holin family protein, with translation MDADGCPVLACGDASLGEAIRGRQPRPAGAHSALTPRPASGLGCPRVEPAFLSFLKRWVVTTLAVLVAAQVVGGIRYDSTATVLVASLLLGFLNAFVRPLLLLLSLPLLVVSLGLFIVVINALLLLLVAELVKGFVVNGFWSAVWGSLVISAVSMLTNALMGQGPRMDVRRSRHGSHKGTSRDNDRNDPPGGGPVIDV
- a CDS encoding insulinase family protein; the encoded protein is MNEAHLKLPPSAPADRVLAMPPGVRLVTLPNGLEVILREDRSAPVVSAQAWCRAGSIDEGRWLGAGLSHVLEHMLFKGTTTRPAGRIDQEVQSAGGYINAFTSFDRTVYYINVPNTGVLVAVDILCDILQHATLPADELVRELDVIRREMDMGQDDPGRRSGRRLFETAYTRSPYRYPVIGVPDIFNRVTREDLVAFYTEKYAPNNCFFVLVGDFDTEAVLARITAAYAGCGARPVPVASPAIEPVQTAPREVMEEAPIELGHLHLAWHIPEPRHPDIAALDVLSTLLGSGRSSRLYRAVHEEAGLAHSVNAWIYSPGLEGLFGVSSVCDGDKAAAARDGILAEVERMKIELVSSTELSKAVKQFTAGMLSSRKTMEGQAMDLGANWILANDLGFSERYLAAVVRLVPEDLRRVAREYLTETNRTAVALLPRGAVPPAASVTTAFAEHPVCKFTLPNGLRLLVKEDHRLPFVEFRTAIGGGVLSESVTDNGITALLSRLLVKGTTRRTGEQLADEIEGLGGSLDPFAGNNSFGISAEVLRDDFETGLQLVAEVLRHPAFPEPALDRERATQLAAIRGQRDQLLASAFQAMRRSLFGDAGYGLDVHGTEPAVSRLGVADLRRHYARLVTPENTVFAVYGDIHADAVRGAVEAILGDWPSSGGAPTWTVGRGERGAPRSEVCRDKEQAVIVLGFQGTTFDGADRYPLELLQEACSDLGSRLFRRIRDELGLAYYVGASHFVGRTPGYFAFYCGTSPGHCERVEQELRAQAASLCLEGLTAEELARAQAKVIGHRKIARQDLGQTALAAALDELHGLGFDHGDRDDERFAAVNLDEVRAVAERYLQPESAVLSVIRGGG
- a CDS encoding adenylyl-sulfate kinase, which codes for MAIVFWLFGRSGAGKTTLANLLCRELRAGNRPVVFIDGDLARSGLSSDLGFTPGSRTENHRRVAEMARLVSEQGITVVVATMAPEYEQRDRVRQVLGDRMVWVHVEAPLEECLKRDPKGLYRKAQAGKLDLLLDYPFDPPRANERDFIVNTATAPVEACHRQLLAEVLRRLGALESPAPPQPPSPSGQ